The Stygiolobus azoricus genome window below encodes:
- the cca gene encoding CCA tRNA nucleotidyltransferase, whose protein sequence is MIEDEVLKIIKPDESEKLRLEKILGEVLERLKGYEAEVEGSFRKGTWLKGDTDLDVFVFFPKEVGKDYLKEKAIKEIISRFSDMKYTIAYAEHPYLMLYIDGIEVDIVPALKINSGSEAITAADRTPFHTRYVLEHLDDRGKDEVRLLKRFLKGIGAYGAEIKVQGFSGYVSELLVIKYGSFREVLEQASNWVKPPIKIHLIEPAKDFTEPLQIPDPVDPKRNAASAVSLEKVALFSIAARYYLREPSLDYFFPKDLKYDKIKGDVILANVFIEEKVVEDIIWGQVWKNVEKIKNILTSVGFKVIDVNAWGNEERLTIAIQLESKDIGKYYLNVGPFYYQRESVDKFIKMNENVWVGKDGRLYSIKERKEHDIFEILKRTISFKHKFKLEFETLKEVKDDPWLHRFLRKTPPWLK, encoded by the coding sequence TTGATAGAAGATGAAGTACTGAAGATTATAAAGCCAGATGAGAGTGAAAAGCTAAGGCTAGAGAAGATATTGGGAGAGGTTTTAGAAAGACTCAAGGGCTATGAAGCCGAAGTCGAGGGCTCCTTTAGAAAAGGTACTTGGCTCAAAGGAGACACGGACTTAGACGTGTTTGTGTTCTTCCCTAAAGAGGTGGGAAAAGACTACTTGAAAGAGAAGGCAATAAAGGAGATCATCTCGCGTTTTTCGGACATGAAATATACGATAGCGTATGCTGAACACCCTTACCTTATGCTTTACATTGACGGTATAGAAGTCGACATAGTTCCAGCGTTGAAAATAAACTCTGGGAGTGAGGCTATAACAGCTGCAGACAGAACTCCATTCCACACAAGATATGTATTAGAACATCTAGACGATAGGGGAAAAGATGAGGTCAGGCTACTGAAGAGGTTTCTCAAAGGAATAGGGGCTTACGGCGCTGAAATAAAAGTACAAGGGTTCTCCGGCTACGTATCAGAGTTGTTAGTCATAAAGTATGGGAGTTTCAGAGAAGTACTAGAACAAGCGTCAAATTGGGTTAAACCACCGATAAAAATACACCTGATAGAGCCAGCGAAAGATTTCACAGAACCACTACAGATTCCCGACCCAGTAGATCCTAAAAGAAACGCTGCTTCGGCTGTGTCATTAGAAAAAGTAGCTCTGTTCTCGATCGCAGCTAGGTATTACTTGAGAGAGCCATCATTAGATTACTTCTTCCCCAAAGACTTGAAATACGATAAGATAAAGGGAGACGTAATACTAGCTAACGTCTTTATTGAAGAGAAGGTCGTAGAAGATATTATTTGGGGACAAGTCTGGAAGAATGTGGAAAAGATTAAGAATATACTAACAAGTGTGGGGTTTAAGGTAATTGATGTAAATGCATGGGGTAATGAGGAAAGGTTGACTATTGCAATCCAATTAGAGAGTAAGGATATTGGTAAGTATTATTTAAACGTAGGTCCTTTTTACTATCAACGGGAGAGTGTGGACAAGTTCATCAAAATGAACGAAAACGTATGGGTAGGAAAGGACGGTAGGCTCTACTCTATAAAGGAAAGAAAGGAGCACGACATTTTTGAGATACTCAAAAGGACTATCTCGTTCAAGCACAAGTTCAAACTTGAATTCGAGACCCTTAAGGAGGTGAAGGACGACCCGTGGTTACACCGTTTCCTGAGAAAGACGCCACCGTGGTTAAAGTAA
- a CDS encoding serine/threonine protein kinase, which produces MVKVREIIYPFYDERIETELKEYGITEVFSFGNVQLGKYKIIGKGKTGTVVYIGGGKVVKIRRADSPKESLKIEGRIQELAYPVAPKVHYYGNNFIVMDYIDGRHLEHNEKVEVIVKLLEAAKILEDKKIEHGELVRPYKNVLVSDRVYVIDYDDATIKENPKNVTSILSWLKRVDLARKYSKGVPFDQIVKELLEAFS; this is translated from the coding sequence GTGGTTAAAGTAAGGGAAATAATCTACCCTTTTTACGATGAGAGGATAGAGACGGAGCTAAAAGAATACGGTATAACTGAGGTGTTCTCTTTCGGTAACGTTCAGTTAGGTAAGTACAAGATTATCGGTAAGGGAAAGACCGGAACTGTTGTCTATATAGGAGGAGGCAAGGTAGTGAAAATAAGGAGGGCTGACTCGCCGAAGGAAAGCCTTAAAATCGAAGGTAGGATTCAGGAGTTAGCTTACCCAGTAGCTCCTAAAGTACATTATTACGGTAATAACTTCATCGTTATGGATTACATTGACGGTAGGCACTTAGAACACAACGAGAAGGTAGAAGTGATCGTAAAGCTCCTAGAAGCAGCTAAAATCCTCGAGGATAAGAAGATAGAGCATGGAGAATTGGTGAGACCATACAAGAACGTTTTAGTTAGTGACAGAGTTTACGTTATTGATTACGATGACGCGACAATCAAAGAGAACCCAAAAAATGTCACCTCGATATTATCGTGGTTAAAAAGAGTTGATCTAGCACGTAAATACTCAAAAGGGGTACCTTTCGATCAAATAGTTAAAGAATTGCTGGAAGCTTTTTCCTAG
- a CDS encoding fibronectin type III domain-containing protein, translated as MRKRPVTFLLILSLLIPIISMTIITHSDVGFRCQDLPSLPIAVQDPAVVYFNNSIYVIGGMTQGPSYSSAVFIYSHGRWTQGPSLPFPLIGARAVVYNGSIYVVGGLNISGIFGGILKLQGDQWVIVSNSMPRPVYDEGVIVYDNQLYVVGGANFTGLSLSPPSNLIQVYSFSDGSWRIIGKTPQPLSNFGYFFNGSVLFVVGGYVGYASTTASVYEYFPFNNSWVQLPSLASGIEEEAVGYYEGTLFFVGGYYFNYGIIQPGVIAYLYNNTWHYTTYTENVPTEDSGYVQVGNTLYIVGGALLPPQIPTDAFQSVEILLPPPAPKIVYYAAGNETATIVWSDNDSIGYYINYWSSNGQKGSIMTYSTSYTFTNLTNGVKYYFQIIPFNQQGNGTSSQIVVLTPFSVPNPPIIHIKLGDRNATVSWKTTFNGGFPILGYYLFLEGGNITFAKNLGNITSYIFTNLTPSVVYKVGVIAYNQIGNSSEAEVEFVAVEKASVIFVVSKLAEGLLVSWNSTQPSKFILIVTSGTKVVANLTLTNYSVLLKIPFGIYNITLEAINQAGVTTTSAMVSYYIKPEVPDVVVNIVNNYINASWPPSPYAQYYLVYVNNTLVANTTKTSVLIPLSDGYLVIKIIAANAGEESTPYVEKIAYYSSMSQIDATSTYVNSNFTLIRSITPPTTSITDVSINITTAIVVISLFLLSLVIVLVILEKTK; from the coding sequence ATGCGGAAACGACCAGTAACCTTTCTTTTAATTCTCTCACTGTTGATACCAATAATATCTATGACTATTATAACCCATTCTGACGTGGGCTTTAGGTGCCAAGACCTCCCTAGCTTGCCTATTGCAGTTCAAGATCCGGCTGTGGTTTACTTCAACAATTCAATATATGTTATAGGAGGAATGACACAAGGTCCCTCATACTCTTCAGCGGTATTTATTTACTCACACGGGAGGTGGACTCAAGGACCTAGTCTACCTTTCCCTTTAATAGGTGCTAGGGCTGTAGTATATAATGGAAGTATTTATGTAGTGGGAGGGCTTAACATATCTGGGATATTCGGGGGCATATTGAAACTTCAGGGAGATCAGTGGGTAATAGTCTCTAACTCTATGCCACGGCCCGTTTACGACGAGGGAGTGATCGTTTACGATAATCAGCTCTATGTAGTAGGTGGAGCTAATTTCACTGGACTTAGTTTGTCTCCACCCTCAAATCTTATTCAAGTCTACTCGTTTTCAGATGGAAGTTGGAGAATAATAGGAAAGACTCCCCAGCCCCTCTCTAACTTTGGTTATTTCTTCAACGGGTCAGTGTTATTCGTAGTAGGAGGATATGTTGGATATGCCTCAACTACTGCATCAGTTTACGAGTATTTCCCCTTCAATAATTCGTGGGTACAATTACCCTCATTAGCTTCAGGTATTGAGGAAGAGGCTGTAGGTTATTACGAAGGCACGTTATTTTTTGTAGGAGGTTATTATTTTAACTACGGCATTATACAGCCTGGCGTTATTGCATATTTGTACAATAATACATGGCATTATACAACATATACTGAAAATGTTCCTACTGAGGATAGTGGTTACGTACAAGTAGGCAATACGTTGTATATAGTAGGAGGAGCTTTATTACCACCACAAATACCTACAGACGCGTTCCAGTCTGTGGAAATTCTATTACCACCACCAGCCCCTAAAATAGTGTATTATGCAGCAGGAAACGAAACTGCAACGATCGTGTGGTCTGACAACGACTCTATTGGTTACTACATAAATTATTGGAGTAGCAACGGTCAGAAGGGGTCTATTATGACCTATTCTACTTCTTATACTTTCACTAACCTAACTAACGGGGTAAAGTACTATTTCCAAATAATCCCTTTCAACCAACAAGGTAACGGTACATCCTCACAGATAGTAGTCTTAACCCCATTTTCCGTTCCTAACCCTCCGATAATTCACATAAAGTTAGGAGATAGAAACGCTACGGTATCATGGAAAACAACTTTTAACGGTGGCTTCCCTATCCTCGGATATTATCTTTTCCTGGAGGGTGGCAATATTACGTTTGCTAAAAACTTAGGGAATATAACGTCTTATATTTTCACTAACTTAACCCCAAGCGTAGTTTACAAAGTTGGGGTTATAGCCTATAATCAGATAGGGAACAGTAGTGAAGCAGAGGTAGAATTTGTCGCTGTCGAGAAGGCTTCGGTGATTTTCGTTGTTAGTAAATTAGCTGAAGGTTTATTGGTATCATGGAACTCAACTCAACCCTCAAAGTTCATCCTTATTGTGACCTCTGGAACTAAAGTCGTTGCAAACCTTACGTTAACTAATTACTCAGTATTACTTAAAATACCTTTCGGAATTTATAACATAACTTTAGAAGCTATAAATCAAGCCGGTGTCACTACAACGAGTGCAATGGTCTCTTATTACATAAAACCCGAAGTACCAGACGTTGTAGTGAATATCGTAAATAATTACATAAACGCCAGCTGGCCGCCTTCACCATACGCTCAATACTATTTGGTCTATGTCAACAACACTCTTGTAGCAAATACCACGAAAACGTCAGTATTAATACCGTTAAGTGACGGATATTTAGTAATCAAAATAATCGCCGCTAATGCAGGAGAAGAGTCTACTCCTTACGTCGAAAAGATAGCCTATTATTCAAGTATGTCTCAAATTGATGCCACATCGACCTACGTTAATAGTAACTTCACGTTGATTCGAAGTATAACACCACCTACCACGTCAATAACGGATGTAAGTATAAACATAACAACGGCAATAGTTGTCATAAGTTTATTCTTATTATCTTTGGTAATTGTACTTGTTATATTAGAAAAGACCAAATGA
- a CDS encoding SDR family NAD(P)-dependent oxidoreductase — protein sequence MEERKIAIVTGASKGIGKATVIKLKQLGYTVISISRSQPDVGDVKYQIDVSNKDEDFRVVKEVKEKFGKIDVLVNNAGFGVYGSFLETSLEEEEYMVRTLFLAPIYFTKAVLPDMVKRREGAIVNIVSEAAYVASPKLIVYSASKAALAHFTNALWAEMRKYNVKVSGVYPGPVKTNFTSHPSFKNAKNTIFDKYAVEPEKVANAVVKAIRSGKREIYVSSRLIIDPYFLKLAMAMQNLTYYIISKIF from the coding sequence GTGGAAGAACGGAAAATAGCGATCGTTACGGGAGCAAGTAAGGGAATAGGTAAGGCTACTGTAATTAAACTAAAACAACTAGGTTATACTGTTATCTCCATATCTAGAAGTCAACCAGATGTGGGTGATGTGAAATACCAAATAGATGTGAGCAATAAGGATGAAGACTTTAGGGTCGTCAAAGAAGTAAAGGAGAAGTTCGGGAAAATAGACGTTTTAGTAAACAATGCTGGTTTTGGGGTTTATGGTTCTTTCTTGGAGACCTCTTTAGAGGAAGAGGAATATATGGTCAGAACATTATTTCTTGCCCCTATTTATTTTACAAAGGCAGTTCTACCGGATATGGTTAAGAGAAGAGAAGGAGCAATCGTAAATATAGTATCAGAGGCTGCTTACGTTGCCTCTCCTAAACTCATAGTTTATTCCGCATCAAAAGCGGCTCTAGCCCATTTCACTAATGCCTTATGGGCTGAAATGAGGAAGTATAACGTTAAGGTAAGTGGTGTTTATCCTGGGCCAGTAAAAACGAATTTCACTTCACACCCTTCGTTTAAAAATGCTAAGAACACAATATTCGATAAATATGCAGTTGAACCGGAAAAAGTAGCAAATGCTGTTGTTAAAGCTATTAGATCTGGAAAGAGGGAAATATATGTCTCTTCTAGATTAATAATAGATCCATATTTCTTAAAATTAGCAATGGCAATGCAGAATTTAACTTACTATATCATTTCTAAAATCTTTTAA
- a CDS encoding TatD family hydrolase: MKAVRFYDAHCHYSYLKKKYEGFMIAAVSMDYASSVETLSLKSENVLTGVGIHPWKVHEEKLEKIEELIDKADFIGEVGLDYRFAKASKELQLSYFTFFVRKAAESDKLINVHALDAWREAFNVVINGGVKRAIFHWYSGPEDLLKDIEGAGFYLTVNPSVTFQQKHRRLIEKAPVEILLTESDGGYEYKGKLLEPTDIISTIQFVAQLKDIDVEELSKIIQNNFRNAFNLKI, from the coding sequence ATGAAGGCAGTGCGTTTTTATGACGCTCATTGCCATTACTCCTACCTTAAGAAAAAGTATGAAGGATTTATGATTGCAGCAGTATCCATGGATTATGCCTCTTCTGTTGAAACGTTGTCGTTAAAGTCAGAAAACGTACTCACTGGAGTGGGTATCCATCCTTGGAAAGTTCATGAAGAAAAGTTAGAGAAAATCGAAGAATTAATAGATAAAGCGGATTTTATAGGAGAGGTAGGGTTGGATTACAGATTTGCGAAAGCAAGTAAGGAGTTACAGCTCTCCTATTTTACTTTCTTTGTGAGAAAGGCAGCTGAGAGTGATAAGTTGATTAATGTTCATGCTTTAGACGCGTGGAGGGAAGCATTCAACGTAGTAATTAATGGAGGCGTTAAGAGGGCAATATTCCACTGGTATTCAGGACCAGAGGACTTACTGAAAGACATTGAAGGTGCTGGTTTTTACTTAACCGTTAACCCTTCGGTGACGTTTCAACAGAAGCACAGAAGGCTTATCGAAAAAGCTCCAGTGGAGATCCTACTAACGGAAAGCGATGGTGGTTATGAATATAAGGGAAAGCTCCTAGAGCCTACTGATATAATTAGCACTATCCAATTCGTGGCACAGCTTAAGGATATAGATGTAGAGGAGTTATCAAAAATTATACAGAATAACTTTAGGAATGCGTTTAACTTGAAAATTTAG
- a CDS encoding MFS transporter — protein sequence MDIRSRTLLILSAMLLIVNYVETMVIPALPTIEQDFSISTTLAGWITSAYMIVAAATSPLMGKLADTYGKKKMYIIAIGFYIVAVFIAGFSPNIWVLIGARAIQGVGFSMFPIAIAIVTDLFPKEKVAFAQSILSATIGIGPALGLLIGSYVVEDLGWPYAFHTAAILSLIIFVISLKYLPHTGNRIKEAVDYVGASLIGLGTVMLLVYITEIPTLGWENPENLILLLLSFVFYTTFILYEMRAKEPLLKLDLFTIRNFAVANIVGLISGVGMFTVFIFLVYYAQLPQPNGLGLSIIQSGLLMSPVALGMVIFGPIFGRMMPKIGPKPLLVTGSLLTMIAYILLMTYRATPQEVLLDGFLSSLGLVAVILPLVNMVALSLPDQYRTTGMGMNTLLRTIGGAAGPVVATSLMQSYQVPIIFMINNHILVMGYVPSSTAFNYIALFGFTMMLLTLLGSMFTKNYKFVVERREKVKPLAT from the coding sequence ATGGACATCAGATCTAGGACTCTTCTTATTCTATCAGCTATGCTTTTAATTGTTAATTACGTCGAGACGATGGTAATACCAGCATTACCCACTATTGAACAAGATTTCTCTATCTCCACTACTCTGGCAGGCTGGATAACCTCTGCTTATATGATTGTTGCCGCAGCCACTTCTCCCTTAATGGGTAAGTTAGCCGATACTTATGGGAAGAAGAAAATGTATATAATAGCAATAGGTTTCTACATAGTTGCTGTTTTTATTGCAGGGTTTTCGCCTAATATTTGGGTTCTTATAGGGGCTAGGGCTATACAAGGTGTAGGATTTTCCATGTTCCCCATTGCCATAGCAATAGTGACTGATTTATTCCCTAAAGAAAAGGTAGCATTCGCACAATCTATTCTAAGTGCAACTATTGGTATAGGACCTGCCCTAGGTCTCCTAATAGGGTCTTATGTGGTAGAGGATCTTGGTTGGCCTTATGCTTTCCACACAGCGGCTATTTTGTCACTGATAATCTTCGTAATATCATTAAAGTACTTGCCTCATACCGGGAATAGAATTAAAGAAGCAGTTGATTATGTAGGAGCATCTCTAATAGGACTTGGGACGGTAATGTTACTCGTATACATAACGGAGATACCTACATTGGGATGGGAAAATCCTGAAAACTTGATACTTCTTCTATTATCATTCGTATTCTATACGACTTTTATTCTTTACGAAATGAGAGCTAAAGAACCGTTACTCAAACTGGACTTATTTACGATAAGGAATTTCGCTGTAGCTAACATTGTGGGATTAATATCCGGTGTGGGTATGTTCACTGTGTTTATATTTCTTGTTTATTATGCACAACTTCCCCAACCTAACGGTCTAGGTCTTTCAATAATACAGTCAGGTCTATTGATGTCTCCGGTAGCGTTAGGTATGGTTATATTCGGACCTATTTTCGGCAGGATGATGCCTAAAATAGGTCCTAAACCTCTATTGGTCACAGGTAGTTTGCTCACAATGATAGCTTACATCTTGCTAATGACTTATAGGGCTACGCCACAAGAAGTTTTACTTGACGGCTTCTTATCATCTTTAGGACTTGTAGCGGTAATACTCCCACTAGTAAATATGGTAGCTTTATCACTACCTGACCAGTATAGAACTACTGGAATGGGCATGAACACTCTACTAAGGACGATAGGAGGAGCAGCAGGTCCCGTCGTCGCTACTAGTCTAATGCAATCATATCAAGTCCCTATAATTTTCATGATTAATAATCACATACTAGTAATGGGATATGTACCATCATCTACCGCATTTAATTACATTGCCTTATTCGGTTTCACGATGATGTTGCTTACATTGTTGGGTTCTATGTTCACTAAAAACTACAAGTTCGTTGTGGAGAGAAGGGAAAAAGTAAAGCCCTTAGCTACCTGA
- a CDS encoding MBL fold metallo-hydrolase, with protein MSKNLRVHKPYVIYEEKDHKFVWLGLDESEFEKGILTNQYLIVDGDQGALLDPGGYFVFERVFQNVSEFVKPENIKYILFSHQDPDVIGSLNLWMDMAPNATIYVSALWERFLPHLGVDVKGRIVVIPDEGTSIKLGNSEIRAIPAHFIHSPGNFHYYDVKSKVYFSGDLGAAAFPEGKWYLIVQNFEEHVKYMEGFHRRYLAHKKALDHLIGIMEKLDIEVIAPQHGAIFEGENVKKFINWLKSLDKVGVDYLWS; from the coding sequence ATGAGTAAAAATTTAAGGGTACATAAACCTTACGTCATCTACGAGGAGAAGGATCATAAGTTTGTTTGGCTAGGTTTAGATGAATCGGAATTCGAGAAAGGTATTCTCACTAACCAGTACTTAATTGTAGATGGGGATCAGGGAGCATTATTAGATCCTGGAGGCTACTTCGTGTTCGAAAGGGTGTTCCAAAATGTTAGTGAGTTTGTGAAACCAGAGAATATAAAGTATATACTGTTCTCCCATCAAGATCCGGACGTGATAGGTTCTCTCAACCTCTGGATGGATATGGCTCCTAACGCTACTATATACGTATCGGCTTTGTGGGAGAGATTCTTACCTCATCTGGGGGTAGATGTAAAGGGCAGGATAGTTGTTATACCAGATGAGGGAACGAGTATTAAGTTAGGCAACTCAGAAATTAGAGCTATTCCAGCCCACTTTATCCACTCACCTGGAAATTTTCACTATTATGATGTGAAGTCTAAAGTCTACTTTTCAGGAGATCTCGGTGCAGCTGCGTTCCCCGAAGGTAAGTGGTACCTTATAGTTCAGAATTTTGAAGAACATGTGAAATATATGGAGGGATTTCATAGGAGATATTTAGCACATAAGAAAGCATTAGACCACCTTATCGGAATTATGGAGAAACTTGATATAGAAGTCATAGCACCGCAACACGGTGCTATTTTTGAAGGTGAAAACGTGAAGAAGTTTATCAATTGGTTAAAATCACTTGATAAAGTAGGAGTAGACTACCTTTGGAGTTAA
- a CDS encoding glycosyltransferase has product MISIIIPAYNEEKRIDKALKELTSRFPNSQIIVIFEGNDKTPEIVKRYRNAAIEINRIRLGKGGSLKKGIQLSSTEKVLLIDADIPVPLSKIDEMTKVNADLVIINRVFKNQTKLRRFLHGGFKFLVKLFFPSLREIKDFQAGMKLVRRDSALKVLDELIINDFLFDINLIYAFKRRGFKIVQITAEYIHDDINSKISKSLLKVIILMFLSLIKLRVYYSPFRNVIYTRPFLYIQSKILELLRP; this is encoded by the coding sequence ATGATCTCCATAATAATTCCAGCATACAATGAGGAGAAGAGAATAGATAAAGCGCTAAAAGAACTTACGTCGAGATTCCCTAACTCCCAGATCATAGTGATATTTGAAGGTAACGATAAGACACCAGAGATCGTTAAGAGATATAGAAATGCCGCCATAGAAATAAATAGGATAAGGTTAGGCAAAGGGGGATCCTTAAAGAAGGGGATACAACTCTCGAGCACAGAAAAAGTTCTGCTTATAGATGCCGACATACCAGTCCCTTTGTCTAAAATAGATGAAATGACCAAAGTCAACGCAGACCTTGTGATAATAAACAGAGTGTTTAAAAACCAAACGAAACTAAGGAGGTTCCTTCACGGTGGTTTCAAATTCTTAGTGAAGTTGTTCTTCCCCTCTCTCCGGGAAATTAAGGACTTCCAGGCCGGGATGAAACTAGTAAGGAGAGATAGTGCATTAAAAGTTTTGGACGAACTAATTATTAACGACTTTTTATTCGATATTAACTTGATCTATGCCTTTAAGAGAAGGGGGTTTAAGATAGTTCAAATAACAGCCGAGTACATACATGACGATATTAACAGTAAGATATCTAAGTCGTTATTAAAAGTCATCATATTGATGTTTCTGTCCCTCATTAAGCTTAGAGTTTACTACTCGCCTTTTCGAAATGTTATTTATACTAGACCGTTCTTATACATACAATCTAAAATTCTCGAGTTACTAAGACCGTAA
- a CDS encoding DsrE family protein — translation MAKFLIVVKSQDQLNVNTAVNVAQGLKMMGAQDVKMVFLGPGITALSKKNNISEIVSKASENLKKMNITVYACEMAMKNYSVSKEDLVYVNEISRGADVIVKFADNGYTVLTF, via the coding sequence ATGGCAAAATTCCTCATAGTAGTCAAGTCCCAAGACCAACTTAACGTAAATACTGCGGTTAACGTAGCTCAAGGGCTAAAAATGATGGGAGCACAAGACGTCAAAATGGTGTTCCTAGGCCCCGGGATTACAGCCCTATCAAAGAAGAACAACATATCAGAAATAGTTTCAAAGGCCTCTGAAAATTTAAAGAAAATGAACATAACCGTTTACGCATGCGAAATGGCTATGAAGAATTATAGCGTGAGTAAAGAAGACTTAGTATACGTTAATGAAATATCGAGAGGAGCCGACGTAATAGTTAAATTCGCTGACAATGGGTATACTGTATTAACTTTCTGA
- a CDS encoding DUF711 family protein, with translation MRYSADEIIEVYRMLREEELDIRSVTLSINTLFALAGNLESTIKRLETLNQTLEKFSYAVDEVSGKYGIRVVTRRVAVSPIQFFLESLSEEEGIEIAKFLDKLAEIHKIDYISGYSAFADRGFTKGALKTLKTFAKALNTTRRLTGMINAASTIAGMNMEAIKLYVNEIFNMPPTSSSRASIMANVPPDSPFVPSAHHGLGMPEATINIAVSGPGVIESAIRRSKPKTLEELHDVIKRAAFKVTRLGELIGKRVAEKMGINFTTVDLSLAPSPTVGDSVAGIIEAMGIEKMGGHGSLAALAILMDAVKKGGAMATSAVGGLSSTFIPVSEDSVMIERALEGYIDFYTLIALSAVCNSGIDMVGVSKSQGMDKVIGLISDVLALGITLNKILGARIIPVDSPPGSYVDLGGLLGKVVVMKLKDVDVSGFISHAGYMPSTIKRLELG, from the coding sequence ATGCGGTACAGTGCTGATGAAATTATCGAAGTCTATAGAATGCTGAGAGAAGAAGAATTAGACATAAGGTCTGTTACATTAAGTATAAACACACTATTCGCACTTGCAGGGAACTTAGAATCAACCATAAAGAGATTGGAGACTTTAAACCAAACCTTGGAAAAGTTCTCTTATGCCGTGGATGAAGTGTCAGGGAAATACGGTATAAGAGTGGTGACTAGAAGGGTTGCTGTATCTCCTATTCAATTCTTCCTAGAAAGTTTATCAGAAGAAGAAGGAATAGAAATAGCTAAATTTTTAGATAAACTAGCCGAGATTCACAAAATAGACTATATAAGTGGTTATTCAGCCTTTGCTGATAGGGGGTTTACTAAAGGTGCTCTAAAGACCCTAAAGACCTTTGCAAAAGCCTTAAACACCACCCGCAGACTGACCGGGATGATAAACGCTGCCTCTACAATTGCCGGGATGAATATGGAGGCAATAAAACTGTATGTCAACGAAATCTTTAACATGCCACCTACCTCGTCTTCTAGGGCAAGTATAATGGCCAACGTACCGCCCGATTCGCCTTTCGTACCTTCAGCCCATCATGGTCTCGGGATGCCTGAAGCTACTATTAACATAGCAGTTAGCGGACCGGGTGTGATAGAAAGCGCAATAAGGAGGAGCAAACCCAAGACACTGGAAGAACTTCATGATGTGATCAAGAGAGCGGCCTTTAAGGTCACAAGGCTCGGCGAATTGATAGGGAAGAGGGTTGCTGAAAAGATGGGGATAAACTTTACAACAGTGGACTTGTCCTTAGCTCCTTCTCCGACGGTTGGGGACAGTGTTGCTGGTATAATAGAGGCGATGGGCATAGAGAAGATGGGAGGTCATGGATCTTTAGCTGCATTAGCAATATTGATGGATGCGGTGAAGAAGGGAGGTGCTATGGCTACCTCAGCGGTAGGAGGGCTTAGTAGTACCTTTATTCCGGTGAGCGAAGACTCAGTTATGATCGAGAGAGCACTTGAAGGGTATATAGACTTTTACACTCTCATCGCCTTATCAGCGGTTTGTAATAGCGGGATAGACATGGTGGGTGTCAGTAAGTCCCAAGGGATGGACAAGGTTATAGGTCTCATATCAGACGTTTTAGCCCTGGGTATTACACTGAACAAAATTCTGGGGGCGAGGATTATTCCAGTAGATTCCCCTCCCGGTTCCTACGTAGACCTAGGAGGACTTTTAGGTAAGGTTGTGGTAATGAAATTGAAGGATGTAGACGTTTCGGGGTTTATTTCCCACGCCGGTTACATGCCTAGCACTATTAAGAGGCTTGAGTTGGGTTAA
- a CDS encoding ACT domain-containing protein, which produces MENAIIIVVGADKPGIVAGIASKLAENNANIIDISQTVVRGIFAMIMVVDISKCKVSLAELRKQLQEKGKELGVEVQAYHEEVFRYIERV; this is translated from the coding sequence ATGGAGAACGCTATAATTATCGTAGTTGGGGCTGATAAACCGGGAATAGTGGCTGGGATCGCATCTAAGCTTGCGGAAAATAACGCCAACATAATAGACATTTCACAGACCGTAGTCAGAGGAATATTCGCAATGATAATGGTGGTAGACATATCGAAATGTAAAGTGTCCCTAGCGGAGTTAAGGAAGCAATTGCAAGAGAAAGGTAAGGAACTAGGAGTAGAAGTGCAAGCCTACCATGAAGAGGTCTTTAGGTATATAGAAAGGGTGTGA